GAGCACCTGTTATTCGCAGAAAACCTCGGGATGGGTTGGTTGCCAGCAAGGAACTTGTTGATAGAGCAGCAAGTAATAGAGCAGCAGCGTTACTCAGGTTAAACCCTAGAATGGAAAAACTGGTCAGCACTATCGAATTGGTTAATATCGTGTATGAACAGCAAGACGAAAGTAGCAAAATGCTTGATGAAGTAGCTATGGTTAAGTTAGTTGCCCTGATAGGGTTTGCTTATAGTGATGCATTAGTTGATAGCTGCACTGCATTAGTTGAAGGATTACACGCCCAAAACCAATCTATTAGAGGTTTACCGCTCAGAGTTAGCAACTTGATAACCTCAATTGCTATGCAAGATTTAGGTGTCAAAGAAGTAGTAACCAAGTCTTAAAATATATAGCTGAATAAAATAAAGGCTTTTCACAAGTTGATTCACAGGAGAGGCATTTAATCCGATGGGTATAATGCCTGTTTTGTGCAGGCTTGCGCTTCGACATTAGGTGAGCCAGAGTAAAAGTTAGTCAAAGATCCTTCACGCGAATAATTCAACCAATACACACCCACAGAAAAGCCTATGTTACTCCGTTGACATTACTTGTAACAAGTTTCGCTTTAAATTACTGCTAAATTGATTATGATGAAATATCGACTCATCATGATTAATCCGATTGGTATAACCACTATGTCACTATTCCGTAATATCAAGCTCAAGATAAAGTTAGCCCGAAAAACGTTATCCATAATAGCCTGTTGTACACTTGTTCCTTTTGTTGCAAATAGCAATGAAACGTTACTGGCCAGCCTTAGTCAATTTAATGAAAATATCACGGCTAAATTACACTTTGCTGATAGCGGAATACCTTGGGGAATGGCGTGGTTACCTAATGGTGATTTATTAATTACCCTGCGTGACGGCGAATTAAAGAGGCTAAAAAAAGGACAAAGCATTGCTGACACAATTTCCGACTTGCCAGAGATAGCGGTTGGCAGCCAAGGTGGTTTACTTGATATCGCAGTACATCCAGATTATGCCAACAATGGTTGGATATATTTTTCTTACGCAAAAGAAGATAACAAAGGTAATAAAAGCACGGCGATAATGCGAGCTAAACTCAATGACAAGATGCTAACCGACCAAGAAGATATTTATGTCGCTCAAGCTTATGGTAGAAAAGGTGTTCATTTTGGTAGTCGGTTAGTTTTTGATAACCAAGGGTATTTGTATTTCTCTATTGGTGACCGAGGTCAAAGAGATGTCAACCCTCAAGACATTACACGCGATGCAGGCAAGGTTTATCGATTACATGATGATGGCCGTATACCTGATGACAATCCCTTTGTTAATAATGATAAAGCTAAAAAGGCTATCTATTCCTATGGTCACCGTAATCCTCAAGGTATGGTTAAACACCCAATAACTGGCGATATTTGGACTCATGAACATGGTCCACGTGGTGGTGATGAAGTTAATCTTATCGGCAAAGGTAAAAACTACGGTTGGCCAATCATTAGTTATGGTATTAACTACTCAGGTACTGAGATTACCGACTTAACTCAAAAGAAAGGCATGGAACAACCGTTATGGTATTGGGATCCTTCGATAGCACCTTCAGGTATGGCATTTGTAACCAGTGATAAATATCCTCATTGGCAGGGTAATATACTGGTAGGCTCATTAAAGTTTGGCCAGATAGTTATGGTTACTTTAGCAGGAAATAAAGCTGTTAAGGCGGAAGTCGTTAAAGATGAACTTACACGAGTACGCAACATTAAGCAGGGACCAGACGGCTATGTTTATGTTGCGGTGGATGGCCAAGGGATTTATAAATTAATACCGAAGCTTTAATTAGTTTTTCACGATATAAATCAGCTGTTTATCTATAAAACCTTATGTTGATCAGTATTTAGGTATTATTTATCAATCACTTGGCAGGATCAGTTTTTTTGCCATTTCTTTTGCCATTAATGCTGATTTTTTCATGCCCCTGGTGTGCGCCATCACGATAGCCCCTTCAATCAATAAGTCAATTTGATCTGCTTTACTTTCATTTCCAGCAGGTAACTTAGTTTTAATAAGTTCTACAACCTGTTGTTTGTGTTTTTGTGAGAATAAAAAGATTGGATGTTGGGCGTCAGAATATTCGGCACTGGCATTAATAAAATTACAGCCGTAAAAAGTATCGCTATTAAACCACTCGTGCAACGCATCGAATATAGCGAATATGCCAAGAGAACTCTCTTTTTCTAGATCGTCTATCTTAGACGATAGCATCGATAATACTTGGTGATGTCGTTGCTCTAATACGGCAAGTATCAATTCATCTTTACTGCGAAAATGTTTATACAAGGTGGCTTTTGATACCTTGGCTTGAGACAAAATTAAATCAATACCGGTCGCGTGATATCCCTGCTGATTGAATAATGTTAACGCCGTATCGATCAGGTGTTGTCTTCTTGGTTGCATGTGATTTCATCATTGCTTTTGTAGTTATTGTTAAATTATACCAATTTTTCGCTTGACGTAAACAGTTCTGTTCACCTATGCTTATGTACAGATCTGTTCACCTAGTGTGAATTTTAATTAATCATACCAAAGAAAGGCCATTATTTATGTGCAAGACCACAACTGACTCCAATGCTAATATCGCGACCACTAATACGTTAGGTATTCATCATCTGGGACTTACTGTGCCAGATATTAAGCAAACATCTACTTTCTTCATTGAACAGATGAATTTTCATCACGTTGGTGGACAAGAAGAATATCCGTCAATTTTTATTTCTGATGGCACTGTGATGTTGACACTATGGCAAGTTAACGACTCAGAAAATTCAGTTGAATTCGACCGTAAAAACAATATTGGTTTACATCACTTTGCACTTAAGGTGGCTAATATTGAGCACTTACAATATTTACATCAGCAATTTGCTACGCTTGATAATGTTGATATTGAATTTGCACCGGAGCCATTAGGACAATCACCTTTTCAGCACATGATGTGTGTTATTCCAGGTGGTATTAGACTTGAATTAATTAGTGCCTAAGGAACAGTAATGGACAATGAAATAGTCTCTAGTTGGCACCAAGGTGAGTTAGCTGTTCAGCAACGAGCAGGCACTGATGAACGTATGGCAGAAATTGGCCCTAAATTTATTCGTGAATTTATGCCACAACAACACCGTGATTTTTTTCAGTCACTGTCGATGATATTTGTAGGTTATACCGATCATTGTTCAAACGCTTATGCCAGTGTTTTATTTGGTGCGCCAGGATTTATTCAATCACCGACTGAAACTGAATTAGTGATTAATACTCAAAGCACTATAGGCGATTTTATCATTGAGGATCTAAGGGAAGGTGACCATATTGGGCTAGTAGGGATTGAATTTGATACTAAAAGACGTAACCGTATTAATGGTGTTATTACTGATATCAATCAAAAAAATATTAAGGTTAAGGTGTTACAAAGCTACGGTAATTGCCCAAAATATATTCAACCAAAAGAGTTTGCTCCGAATAGATCTTATAGTGAATTTACCACTGTGAGCCTCGATCAACTTAGTCAAAAATATAGAGAGATAATCTCTAGCGCAGATACTTTCTTTATTGCTAGTAGTTTTGATGATGGA
The DNA window shown above is from Colwellia psychrerythraea 34H and carries:
- a CDS encoding pyridoxamine 5'-phosphate oxidase family protein, whose protein sequence is MDNEIVSSWHQGELAVQQRAGTDERMAEIGPKFIREFMPQQHRDFFQSLSMIFVGYTDHCSNAYASVLFGAPGFIQSPTETELVINTQSTIGDFIIEDLREGDHIGLVGIEFDTKRRNRINGVITDINQKNIKVKVLQSYGNCPKYIQPKEFAPNRSYSEFTTVSLDQLSQKYREIISSADTFFIASSFDDGQKFRNRGVDVSHRGGEVGFVSINAAGQLLVDDYVGNGFFNTLGNLLENPIASLLFCDWQTGHVLKIAVSSEILWHDEQQDSVVLAAGKVKRSLCFTPIKIEQFNNGLAYIQQF
- a CDS encoding TetR/AcrR family transcriptional regulator, which produces MQPRRQHLIDTALTLFNQQGYHATGIDLILSQAKVSKATLYKHFRSKDELILAVLEQRHHQVLSMLSSKIDDLEKESSLGIFAIFDALHEWFNSDTFYGCNFINASAEYSDAQHPIFLFSQKHKQQVVELIKTKLPAGNESKADQIDLLIEGAIVMAHTRGMKKSALMAKEMAKKLILPSD
- a CDS encoding PQQ-dependent sugar dehydrogenase — protein: MINPIGITTMSLFRNIKLKIKLARKTLSIIACCTLVPFVANSNETLLASLSQFNENITAKLHFADSGIPWGMAWLPNGDLLITLRDGELKRLKKGQSIADTISDLPEIAVGSQGGLLDIAVHPDYANNGWIYFSYAKEDNKGNKSTAIMRAKLNDKMLTDQEDIYVAQAYGRKGVHFGSRLVFDNQGYLYFSIGDRGQRDVNPQDITRDAGKVYRLHDDGRIPDDNPFVNNDKAKKAIYSYGHRNPQGMVKHPITGDIWTHEHGPRGGDEVNLIGKGKNYGWPIISYGINYSGTEITDLTQKKGMEQPLWYWDPSIAPSGMAFVTSDKYPHWQGNILVGSLKFGQIVMVTLAGNKAVKAEVVKDELTRVRNIKQGPDGYVYVAVDGQGIYKLIPKL
- a CDS encoding VOC family protein, producing the protein MCKTTTDSNANIATTNTLGIHHLGLTVPDIKQTSTFFIEQMNFHHVGGQEEYPSIFISDGTVMLTLWQVNDSENSVEFDRKNNIGLHHFALKVANIEHLQYLHQQFATLDNVDIEFAPEPLGQSPFQHMMCVIPGGIRLELISA